From Asterias amurensis chromosome 3, ASM3211899v1, a single genomic window includes:
- the LOC139934862 gene encoding uncharacterized protein, translating into MEHHSSDEEDVFSCGRCKHQFSSMDSFMVHKASGVCHKIKQHHTNQQQLPPEITSDLPVLEHIPESMQGTFQKVPSLSASPASLQISSATSDYNLQSSVNRLQHDFEVFQEGQQVDFSSSQSQSSIGMIPLTSDVFEELLGSPDEELPTTSVGKAMLSRGSYIDKLASHEMQRAYSDCLATSKASQNDEVTSGDEFRQEGSQGESQTSDELIQRQLMKQKPETIVLGSENFLEQENQNKAAQGNVGTGSSQTQNVSKVSRRKTNETQKETTTKTTQLKIPEACKSSKPVVCKFCSETLKNTEFLFRHYIDTHKMKNTAALEFLRQVAFKRGRGRPPKGLTLRTPKNVTCPHCNESFNNKNLCATHIKKRHQKHQTSELVAPSSPSQSLPTGRMIKCSRCSFQTTTVKDFTAHIHDCQCNDRGDEAVSEKSEENTDSSSVQLKDKPKSRRRRKSSRSIQKDAVNLIQDDEVEIDDEEEQEKDEIEEGDEENNSTSKGLVRCPECNKKMSSRGLKRHQIRCTNKNRFVCPLCQHKSRESYDHTVHVDNHRTWVKAQPNWLNGADLRQLQSGPSSVTLVSSSMSASNGTPPLISIDSNQVDIDKEFASTVDLDELALITQIQGDSDLLRTSHNLLGGGDAGQDLQAALIDGSLLPKDSHDEGNAQLLTQEEQKVIDGGDRKINPRDLKCKICYTWFGRTSLPKHMLQAHNRVKRFQCREFTCQNIFGKLEEFKAHIATHDKQDMFHCGCRSCMNRRLVNTESLDNMRKEKMREYYKHMSHKCSKCWVKFPSTGSLDRHMKTESHHHPCSKCGKIQVSKRQLRMHMVTHQDERCFLCEVCGRNFKTKRDLNKHTYSHNNVRPFQCPECTKCFSFKNKMTRHMVTVHSVKKPFMCEWSGCERGFSRKDKLHDHAKTHLVSQQLKCQHCGKGFCRKDNLKDHEILHTREFRFRCEICNRGFMRPKILERHCMTEHPTCTLAPQVTLQATISQDGSPDTTSQHISYVLCEPNYVYANIEQLTSFHDNVQDADLMQGQRATIEAFQHNPAAVIENGTNQFQMAGTDGFPVNITLGT; encoded by the exons ATGGAGCATCATTCTTCag ATGAGGAGGATGTATTTTCCTGTGGTCGCTGCAAACATCAGTTTTCCAGCATGGACAGTTTCATGGTCCACAAGGCAAGCGGAGTGTGCCATAAGATCAAGCAGCATCATACAAACCAGCAACAATTACCTCCTGAAATCACTTCAGatttaccag TCTTGGAGCACATACCAGAAAGCATGCAAGGAACGTTTCAAAAAGTGCCATCATTAAGTGCCTCACCAGCCAGCCTTCAGATCTCATCCGCCACATCCGATTACAATCTTCAGTCTTCCGTCAATCGACTCCAACACGATTTTGAAGTGTTCCAAGAAGGGCAACAGGTAGATTTCTCTTCAAGCCAGTCTCAGAGTAGCATAGGGATGATTCCACTCACCTCGGACGTCTTTGAGGAACTATTGGGCTCCCCAGATGAAGAGCTACCCACCACATCGGTTGGAAAAGCGATGCTGAGTCGAGGGAGCTATATAGACAAGCTTGCTAGTCATGAGATGCAGAGGGCTTATTCGGACTGCTTGGCAACATCTAAGGCATCTCAGAATGATGAGGTGACGAGTGGAGACGAATTTCGACAAGAGGGCTCTCAAGGTGAGAGTCAGACTAGTGATGAACTCATTCAAAGACAACTGATGAAACAAAAACCGGAGACCATTGTTTTAGGCAGCGAGAATTTCTTGGAACAAGAGAATCAAAATAAAGCAGCACAGGGAAATGTGGGGACAGGTTCATCACAAACTCAGAACGTATCCAAAGTCTCAAGGAGAAAGACTAATGAAACACAAAAGGAAACAACAACTAAAACCACACAACTGAAAATTCCCGAAGCGTGCAAAAGCAGCAAGCCAGTGGTTTGTAAATTTTGCTCAGAGACCTTAAAGAATACAGAGTTTCTTTTCCGTCACTACATAGACACCCACAAGATGAAAAACACTGCTGCCCTAGAGTTTCTCCGACAAGTTGCTTTCAAGAGAGGTAGAGGTCGACCACCAAAAGGACTGACTTTGAGAACGCCAAAGAATGTCACATGTCCTCACTGTAATGAATCATTCAATAATAAAAACCTCTGCGCTACTCATATCAAAAAGCGTCACCAAAAACATCAGACTTCGGAGTTGGTAGCCCCATCTTCACCATCGCAGAGTCTTCCAACCGGCAGAATGATAAAATGCTCTCGTTGCAGCTTCCAAACAACTACAGTCAAAGATTTCACCGCTCATATTCATGATTGTCAATGCAATGACAGAGGCGATGAGGCAGTCAGTGAAAAATCTGAGGAGAATACAGATTCTTCAAGTGTACAACTCAAAGATAAACCCAAGTCGCGGAGGAGAAGAAAAAGCAGTAGAAGTATTCAAAAGGATGCAGTGAATTTGATACAAGATGATGAAGTTGAGATTGACGACGAAGAGGAGCAAGAAAAAGATGAGATTGAGGAAGGGGATGAGGAGAATAACTCAACGTCAAAAGGACTTGTTAGATGTCCGGAATGCAATAAGAAGATGAGTTCACGTGGGCTTAAACGCCACCAAATTCGCTGCACGAATAAGAACCGATTTGTATGTCCGCTATGTCAGCATAAATCGCGGGAGTCCTATGATCATACGGTTCATGTGGATAACCACAGGACATGGGTGAAGGCTCAGCCGAACTGGCTGAATGGAGCTGATTTGAGGCAGTTACAATCAGGTCCATCCTCAGTGACGCTTGTTTCATCCTCGATGTCTGCTTCTAACGGTACACCCCCTTTGATTTCCATCGACTCAAACCAAGTTGATATAGACAAGGAGTTTGCTTCTACTGTTGATCTTGACGAACTGGCGCTTATAACACAAATCCAAGGTGACAGTGACCTCCTTAGGACGTCTCATAACCTTCTTGGGGGTGGAGACGCGGGTCAAGATTTGCAAGCGGCACTCATTGATGGATCGTTGCTTCCCAAGGATTCTCATGATGAAGGCAACGCACAACTCTTGACACAGGAAGAGCAAAAAGTTATTGATGGAGGAGATAGGAAGATAAATCCACGCGATCTGAAGTGCAAGATATGTTATACATGGTTTGGACGGACGAGTCTCCCCAAACACATGCTGCAGGCCCACAATAGGGTGAAGCGCTTCCAGTGTCGTGAGTTTACCTGTCAGAATATTTTTGGCAAGTTGGAGGAATTCAAAGCTCACATTGCAACCCACGACAAGCAGGATATGTTTCATTGTGGCTGTCGTAGCTGCATGAATCGTCGGTTAGTCAATACCGAATCGCTTGACAACATGAGAAAGGAAAAGATGAGAGAATACTACAAGCATATGAGCCATAAATGCAGCAAGTGTTGGGTCAAATTTCCAAGCACGGGAAGTCTTGATAGGCACATGAAGACAGAAAGCCACCATCATCCATGCAGCAAATGTGGAAAAATCCAAGTCAGTAAGCGGCAGCTTCGCATGCACATGGTCACCCATCAAGATGAGCGCTGCTTTCTATGCGAGGTCTGCGGACGAAACTTTAAGACAAAACGAGACCTTAACAAGCATACTTATTCCCATAACAATGTCCGACCGTTCCAGTGCCCAGAGTGCACAAAGTGCTTCAGTTTCAAGAATAAAATGACCCGACACATGGTGACCGTTCATTCTGTCAAGAAGCCTTTTATGTGTGAATGGTCAGGATGTGAACGAGGTTTCTCTCGTAAAGATAAACTCCACGATCACGCCAAGACCCATCTGGTCTCACAACAACTCAAGTGCCAGCACTGTGGCAAAGGCTTCTGCCGTAAGGACAATCTCAAAGATCATGAAATACTTCACACTCGTGAGTTTCGTTTCCGTTGTGAGATCTGCAACCGGGGTTTCATGCGACCCAAAATCCTAGAGCGGCACTGTATGACGGAACACCCTACATGTACGTTGGCCCCTCAAGTCACCCTACAAGCAACCATATCCCAGGATGGGTCGCCGGACACTACGAGCCAACACATTAGTTACGTTCTCTGTGAGCCGAATTACGTTTATGCAAATATAGAACAGCTGACGTCGTTTCATGATAACGTCCAAGACGCTGATTTGATGCAGGGACAACGAGCAACCATTGAGGCGTTTCAGCATAATCCAGCTGCTGTCATTGAAAATGGAACTAACCAATTTCAAATGGCTGGGACTGATGGATTCCCAGTGAATATTACATTGGGTACGTAG
- the LOC139934894 gene encoding histone H3, embryonic-like: MARTKQTARKSTGGKAPRKQLATKAARKSAPATGGVKKPHRYRPGTVALREIRRYQKSTELLIRKLPFQRLIREIAQDFKTELRFQSSAVLALQEAAEAYLVGLFEDTNLCAIHAKRVTIMPKDIQLARRIRGERA; encoded by the exons ATGGCTCGTACTAAACAGACAGCCCGTAAGTCTACCGGAGGAAAGGCACCTCGCAAGCAGCTGGCCACCAAGGCAGCACGGAAGAGTGCCCCGGCGACTGGAGGAGTCAAGAAACCCCATCGATACAGACCAG GCACAGTCGCCCTACGTGAAATCCGCCGTTACCAGAAGAGCACCGAACTCCTAATCCGCAAGCTGCCGTTCCAGCGTCTCATCCGCGAGATCGCACAGGACTTTAAGACCGAGCTCCGCTTCCAAAGCTCGGCGGTGCTTGCTCTCCAGGAGGCCGCCGAGGCGTACCTCGTCGGACTATTCGAGGATACTAACCTATGTGCTATTCACGCAAAGAGAGTCACCATTATGCCCAAAGATATCCAACTTGCAAGACGTATCCGTGGCGAAAGGGCCTAA